From the genome of Bombus pascuorum chromosome 2, iyBomPasc1.1, whole genome shotgun sequence, one region includes:
- the LOC132916801 gene encoding ATP-binding cassette sub-family G member 1, with protein MTTSAHCSPSRSSLSCCQVEHNSRDDVHGVTVAAKDSYFVEDKYSFPRKPEVDLAFYDVRYRVKEWTIRQLRPKSKEILHGISGEFKAGELVAIMGPSGAGKSTLLNVLAGYTVKGVRGKILVNGKVRVPYSERWKRTSCYIQQESLMRTRITVGEAMTLAAHLKLGYSINSAYKHTQVLELLEMLGLSHCYDTLCGKLSGGQKKRLDVALELLSNPSVLFLDEPTTGLDSSSCSQCVALLKRLAKIERRTIICTIHQPSALLLEMFDAIYAVAGGYCIYRGSVKSLLPHMSSIGIDCPPYHNPADFLLEVAIGDYGVTVDKLAAAVETLSKDDNKAVTYAMKSQLEESETEPPKPAGFIAQCYLLYKRQLLSLKRDHTLLVVRLLCHLLIGVIFGYLYMGSGYRANGVLANYVYLYGSLLLLVYTGKMAVTLAFPQEMRILSREHFNRWYGLAPYYISLLLVEIPFQAACAATYLTVSYWLTGQPVETPRIISFMVVSIAASLTAQAWGFFIGATTPVKIAVFAGPIIAVLFSVFGFCIRYMDTPQMFRWMFHISYFRASFHSLLHTVYGFDRMDLKCDDFYCHYKKPTQFLKEMEIVDISVANNLILIIGIGVLMHLLTASALWCKLNRR; from the exons ATGACCACTTCTGCCCACTGTTCTCCATCCCGATCGTCGTTAAGCTGCTGTCAGGTCGAACACAACAGCCGCGATGACGTACACGGAGTGACGGTTGCCGCGAAAGACAGTTATTTCGTAGAAGATAAATACTCTTTCCCCAGAAAGCCCGAAGTGGATCTCGCTTTTTACGACGTCCGATATAGAGTAAAAGAATGGACCATTCGACAGTTAAGACCCA AATCCAAAGAAATTCTTCATGGTATCAGTGGGGAATTCAAAGCTGGCGAACTAGTCGCCATAATGGGGCCTTCTGGGGCCGGGAAGTCGACTTTGTTGAACGTCTTAGCCGGCTATAC AGTGAAAGGCGTTCGAGGAAAGATTCTAGTAAATGGAAAAGTTAGGGTACCGTACAGTGAGAGATGGAAGAGAACATCATGCTACATACAACAGGAATCCTTAATGAGAACAAGAATCACCGTAGGAGAAGCCATGACATTAGCTGCACACTTAAAACTTGGCTACAGTATAAATTCAGCCTATAAACACACTCAA GTTTTGGAACTCTTAGAAATGTTAGGATTGAGCCATTGCTATGACACCCTTTGTGGAAAGTTGTCCGGCGGACAGAAAAAGAGACTTGACGTCGCTCTGGAGCTTTTAAGTAATCCTTCAGTATTATTCCTCGACGAGCCAACAACCG gtTTGGATTCGTCTTCGTGCAGCCAGTGCGTCGCACTGTTGAAGCGTCTTGCTAAAATAGAAAGGCGTACGATAATATGCACGATACACCAACCAAGTGCGTTGCTCCTAGAGATGTTTGATGCCATTTACGCGGTTGCCGGTGGATATTGCATATATAGGGGGTCGGTTAAATCTTTGTTGCCTCATATGTCCTCGATTGGTATTGATTGCCCGCCTTACCACAACCCAGCTGACTTTC TTCTAGAAGTAGCGATCGGAGATTACGGTGTTACTGTGGACAAATTAGCAGCTGCTGTGGAAACACTGTCTAAAGATGACAATAAGGCCGTTACTTACGCGATGAAATCACAGTTAGAAG AAAGCGAAACTGAACCACCAAAACCTGCAGGATTCATCGCACAATGTTACCTACTTTATAAGAGACAATTACTTTCCCTCAAAAGAGACCACACATTATTGGTAGTACGATTGTTGTGTCACTTGTTAATTGGAGTAATCTTCGGCTATCTGTACATGGGAAGCGGTTACAGAGCGAACGGTGTCCTTGCTAATTACGTTTACCTGTACGGGTCGTTGCTACTACTCGTTTACACGGGTAAAATGGCCGTCACACTTGCCT TTCCACAAGAAATGCGGATACTCAGCAGGGAACACTTTAATCGGTGGTATGGGCTAGCACCGTATTATATCAGTCTGCTGCTCGTCGAAATACCGTTCCAAGCAGCTTGTGCAGCGACCTATTTGACTGTGAGTTACTGGTTAACAGGACAACCCGTAGAAACTCCTCGCATAATTTCTTTCATGGTTGTCAGCATAGCCGCTAGTTTAACAGCTCAAGCATGGGGTTTTTTTATTGGCGCGACCACGCCAGTGAAG ATCGCGGTATTCGCAGGACCCATAATTGCAGTGTTATTTTCCGTATTCGGGTTCTGTATTCGTTACATGGATACGCCACAGATGTTCCGATGGATGTTTCATATATCGTACTTTCGCGCTAGTTTCCACAGCCTGTTACACACTGTCTACGGTTTCGATCGGATGGACTTGAAATGTGACGACTTCTATTGTCATTATAAAAAACCAACACAATTCCTTAAAGAGATGGAGATAGTCGACATAAGCGTCGCGAacaatcttattttaattattggtaTCGGCGTCTTAATGCATTTATTAACTGCCAGTGCTCTCTGGTGCAAACTTAACAGAAGATAA